The DNA segment AGTCCTTCCATTTGCATGGGCATTGCTTCTTTGCATATTTATATATGGGTCTAATTCTGGGTTTAGTCTCTTTATTATACTGAAAtttgtgatttaatcctttttattctgACATAATTTGGTCTTGTTAACATTTCTTTTTAACATTTAAGTGATGGAGTAGATTTTTCCTTAACAGCCTAAAGCATTTAGTTGATAtgtaaattattttgaatttactAATGATATTATTATAAAAGTAAAGAATCGAATTATGTAAAATCaaagggattaaattttaaattccaacACAGTAGAGGGATTAAACTCAGAATTAGACCATATATAAGAAAGGGAGTTAATAGAGCTTGTAATGTGATGATAAATGATCTTGGTTAAAATGGAATTTTGGTTCACCTTTTGGggcaatataattaaaaaatacgtaattaatttgaatataattaaaaaatgacgtaattaatatgaatttagtaaaataattttaacaggaTTAAATTTCTacctaaaactaaaaataataaattaaattataaatttaaatttagtaaaataaataaataaagggctGAACCTGGTTAAAAACATAGGCCCAAAACTTCTGGGCCAAGAAATACCATTAATTTTGGATCCAAATCCACCAGTCAAAGACTGACGTAAATGGTCGAAAAATTTCCATTAGGGGCTTCCCAATGAAcccaaatcaattcaaatttaattctCCTTTTAACCAAAGCATAAAGTCCCGCCTCTTTATCTCTGCAACCCCAACGTTCTAAAACACGaacagaaaaaaaaggaaaaaaaagcaaTGGCTGAGAAGATCTGTGTAGCTGTGAGAGTACGACCTTCGATCTCTGAAGAATCTCCTTCTGGAACTTTCTGGAAAATCGAAGATAATCGTATCTCTCTTCACAAGCTCCATGGCACTCCCATTTCTGGCCTCTCTTACGCTTTCGGTAAATCTCAGTTCTTCACCTCTTAATcctccccttttatttttttcccatccTTTTTAACTCtaattcttttgttttttgtttgtttgtttgtagATCATGTATTCGATGAAAGTTGTTCAAATTCAAAGGTTTATGAGCTTCTTACCAAGGATGTTATTCATGCCGCTGTCGATGGCTTTAACGGTTcgtcttcttttttttcctttttcttttcagcCCTAATTTTGATGATATGTTCAAAATTTTGATCGATTAGTAAAATGTTTATAGGGACTGCATTTGCGTATGGACAAACGAGTAGTGGTAAGACCTATACTATGAATGGTTCATTGAACGATCCAGGAATTATTCATCGAGCTGTTAATGATGTGTTTCAGAAAATACAGATGGTAATTTAAATCAATTAGtttctttttttctaaattgaGGTTTTGATATTTCAAAATTGAAGCTTTGAATGGTGTTGAATTATATTCTCAGATTTCTGATCGGGAGTTTCTCATCCGAGTTTCTTACATGGAAATTTATAATGAAGAAATTAACGACCTTTTCGCTGTAGAGAATCAGAAATTGCCGATTCATGAGAGTTTGGAGGTCAGCCATTGATTAAAGTCGTTAAAGCTTCAATTGTTTATGGTTAAAACCTGCGATTAGTCCCAGCACTTTGCCAAAATTGTGGATTTAATTTCTTAgttttagtcattgtacttttcgAATTAATAAATTTTAGTCATCACCAAATGATAACGGTTAAGTTCATTAAGTCAAGTTCTGCTATTCCTAAAATTTGATGCgaacatattatcatatatgtaatCATGTTAGTTTGTTATTTcatatattactcactaaaaatctaGTTAAGGGATTAACTACCCTAATTTGCttcaaaattgaaatttctaaatttgaaaagtatagagaTTTAGAATGATCCAATCTGAAGATATGGATTAACTCTACAACTATATGTATTGTACAGGACTAGTAATTGAATCTAACCAAAAGGATTTAGCTACTGGGTcagtattaaaatttaaattttcaaaaagtaaagggattaaaattgatcaagttaaagtacagggactaatagcagaatttagcCATTGCTTATCCATAAACCATAAAGTAACTGTTgtttcttgtttttgtttttttttcagcGAGGGATATTCGTTGCGGGTCTCAGAGAAGAAATTGTGAACAATGCTGAACAAGTGATAAAGCTCCTAGAGTCAGGAGAAGGTCCTTTAAATTGCTTGCTTTTTTTACCCTTAGTTTTATATGactatatttttttctaatagtTACTTTTCCCACAGTTAATAGGCATTTTGGTGAGACAAATATGAATGCACGAAGTAGTAGGTCTCATACAATATTCAGAATGGTATGTTCTTTTAAAATATAGCTGAACATGAATATTACTCTTATTTATTAGTTGGATGAATATGTGTTATGTTTCTTTTACATGACTAGGTGATAGAAAGCAAGGGAATTGATACAGGCTCCGGTGATTATTCGAGCAGCGATGCCATACGCGTGTCGATTTTGGTTTGTATCTCATCATACTTCAAAATCCATTTTTCTTTTATCCAATCTCTACTTTGTCTTGTTAatgtttctttcatttctttggtAGAATTTGGTAGATTTGGCTGGTTCTGAGCGAATTGCTAAAACTGGAGCTGGTGGAGTACGTTTGAAGGAAGGAAAGTATATTAACAAGAGCTTAATGGTTCTTGGTAATGTAATTAATAAACTTAGTAACGGTGCAAAACAAAGGTATAGTTCTTATCATCTGTGAAGTAACTTCATTTGTGTAGGATAGGATAACCATTTTCTAACCATATGGCTTATTGACAAATACAGGGCACATATTCCTTATCGTGATAGTAAATTAACCCGCATACTCCAAACTGCTCTAGGTGGAAATGCAAAAACTTCAATTATATGTACTGTAGCACCAGAAGAGGTAGCCTTCCTTTTAGTGTGTGCCTATGGCGTGTTCACAGAGCATTTGGTTTAATTGTGATATCATATGTTTAGGTTCACGTTGAGGAAACTAAGGGAACTCTCCAGTTTGCTAGCAGAGCTAAGCGCATTACTAATTGCGCTCAAGTGAATGAGGTTTGTCCAACTTTCTTTTATTGGACCTCTTTACTGTCTAATTTATGGATCTCCAGCTCTAGTCTATTATATGAAAAAACAAGAATACTATTCCACTTTGCTTCTCATCATTTTTGTTTGATTTGGGATGAATTTGACATAAAACTAATCATGGTGAACCTATTTGTAGATATTGACAGATGCAGCCTTACTGAAAAGGCAACAGTTAGAGATAGAGGACCTGCGCAGGAAGCTTCAGGTCAGGCTCAGGTCACATATACTATTAATAGTCTTAAAAAGCTATCTAACATTGTTTAACTTTGTTCAGGGGTCTCGTTCTGAAGTACTGGAACAAGAGATATTAAAGCTGAGGAACGACATGCTTAAggttcattaaatttttttattgttcaaCCTGCATTAGCTTCTTGTGTCACAAATTATTAGCATATAcagataatatattttttgtctACTTATATTCCAATTTGCAGTATGAACTAGAACGTGAGAAACTTGAGATGGAACTGGAAGAGGAAAGAAGATCACACAAGGAGCGCGAACAGCGTATTAGAGACCAACAGCTGAAGATCGAAAATCTAAGTAGTCTAGTTTCAGATGGTGATAGAAGTTCTAGTCAGGTACACTCTGTCCGTTTGTGGTTCCTACAAGATCAAGCATCTTATCTGCGTACTCTAGCAACATTACTTGGAAACCAAGGCAATTTAACGAATTTGGTTTGGTGAGGGCAGGATTCCATGAAAGAAAGCCCGAAAGACGAATGCAATGACTTTAAAACCCCTTGTTTTAAAGAGACTAGCAACAACGCCTTTGTTGCCAAGCGATCAAATTATTCAGAGTTACCGGATTTCAGTCCTCTTCCAGATTCTTTTAGCAATGTAGCTGATGAAGACACTTGGTTCAAAATGAATAAAGGCTACATTGCAGACCTTGATTCACTCCAAACGACACCCGCAAGAAAAGTTCAATCATTTCCACCCCAAGATATAACTCCTGTGAGTTGACATTCCTAGTCatttttttcttgcaattttggtTTTCTATTAATACCTTTAAATGTGATAAATGGTATTTGGTCATAAGAACAGCTGCATAAATTTAACTTACTTTATGAGTTGCATTGTCAGGATTGCTCAAATGATAACTACAAACTAGAACTCCAAAATCTCAAGACACAGCTAGAACTTGTCATCAAAGAGAAAGTTGAACTCCAGGTTGgtatgtagcttacattccagTTATTTTTCTTGATTAACTGTCAATCTTTCAAATGCATTAATTGGCGTAGAAGGTAAGTTAGAAAGGGTAGTTAACTGCATGAAGTTATCATTCCAGAAAGAatattgttttcatttttcaaattccAACTCCTATTGATTGGTAGGTAGCATTGGATATTTCTGCACGATGAACCTCTTTGCTAAAACATAATTTTGTGCAAAACCCGAAAATCTAGCCTGACCAACCCGAACCCAAATCTAACATGACCCGATTTGATCACAAGTCACTAATCCAAACCCAAATTAACCTGAacctaatttaacttaaaatccAAAAAGTATCAGTCCAGAAACGACCGAACaagtaaaccaaaataatttgaagtGACTGAAACTCAAAATGACTTGGCCTGAAATAGTTTGTAACTGAACCCAAATTCAAAATCATTCCAACCTAAAATGAGTAAAATGTTAAAACTTGAAATAATCCCAATCTAGGTTGATTGACCCAAAACCTAAAATGATTGGTTTACATTCCAGGTCTCACCGTACCGAATCTGACATTTTTTTACTGCTTAATTTTCTTGATGGTACTTTTCTATGTTCTAACAGTTCCAAGCTTGACATTCGCAGAGAAAACATGAAGAAGAAGTACAAATAAACAGCAGATTAATGGGAGAAATATGTGAACTTAAACAAGAACTAGATCTCAGTAACAACTCTTCAGAGTCCTCAAAACAAAGATACGGCAACTTGGAAACAGAATTTCAAAAGTTAAAAGAAGAACGAGATTCGTTGCTGCAAACAGTCTCCGAATCATCGAAGAACATAACGTTCCTAACCGATCAAAAGGAAAACATTTTGAAGGACTTGAACTGTGAAGTACAAAGAAGGAAAGATCTGGAAGTAGAGATTAAACAATTCAGTGTTGCTTTTGCTTCACGGCAGAGATCACTGGCGTCGATTCACGGTGAGTTTAAATCTAAAATTGAGAAACTGAGAGCTGAAAATCTAGTAcggtattaaaataaataaattgatttcatttaTCTCCTTGGGTATTGGCATGAGTGCTTGCCATTcttctttcaatttattcaaacTGTTTGTCTTTAAATTTACAACTTGTTTAAACCTTAATGATGTTGGTATTATTGGAGATACTGTAGTTGTCACCCGaacatatgttttatatatatatgtatgattatTTCTACATTTggaattaatttctttttattttcataaatttagtattcttgaatttaaaatttttataatgatTATTTTCACCgttgaaaaattattttctaaattaattggtaacattttaaaattaaaaaaatatatatt comes from the Gossypium hirsutum isolate 1008001.06 chromosome A06, Gossypium_hirsutum_v2.1, whole genome shotgun sequence genome and includes:
- the LOC107930541 gene encoding kinesin-like protein KIN-7N isoform X1, with protein sequence MAEKICVAVRVRPSISEESPSGTFWKIEDNRISLHKLHGTPISGLSYAFDHVFDESCSNSKVYELLTKDVIHAAVDGFNGTAFAYGQTSSGKTYTMNGSLNDPGIIHRAVNDVFQKIQMISDREFLIRVSYMEIYNEEINDLFAVENQKLPIHESLERGIFVAGLREEIVNNAEQVIKLLESGEVNRHFGETNMNARSSRSHTIFRMVIESKGIDTGSGDYSSSDAIRVSILNLVDLAGSERIAKTGAGGVRLKEGKYINKSLMVLGNVINKLSNGAKQRAHIPYRDSKLTRILQTALGGNAKTSIICTVAPEEVHVEETKGTLQFASRAKRITNCAQVNEILTDAALLKRQQLEIEDLRRKLQGSRSEVLEQEILKLRNDMLKYELEREKLEMELEEERRSHKEREQRIRDQQLKIENLSSLVSDGDRSSSQDSMKESPKDECNDFKTPCFKETSNNAFVAKRSNYSELPDFSPLPDSFSNVADEDTWFKMNKGYIADLDSLQTTPARKVQSFPPQDITPDCSNDNYKLELQNLKTQLELVIKEKVELQRKHEEEVQINSRLMGEICELKQELDLSNNSSESSKQRYGNLETEFQKLKEERDSLLQTVSESSKNITFLTDQKENILKDLNCEVQRRKDLEVEIKQFSVAFASRQRSLASIHGEFKSKIEKLRAENLVRY
- the LOC107930541 gene encoding kinesin-like protein KIN-7N isoform X3, with the translated sequence MAEKICVAVRVRPSISEESPSGTFWKIEDNRISLHKLHGTPISGLSYAFDHVFDESCSNSKVYELLTKDVIHAAVDGFNGTAFAYGQTSSGKTYTMNGSLNDPGIIHRAVNDVFQKIQMISDREFLIRVSYMEIYNEEINDLFAVENQKLPIHESLERGIFVAGLREEIVNNAEQVIKLLESGEVNRHFGETNMNARSSRSHTIFRMVIESKGIDTGSGDYSSSDAIRVSILNLVDLAGSERIAKTGAGGVRLKEGKYINKSLMVLGNVINKLSNGAKQRAHIPYRDSKLTRILQTALGGNAKTSIICTVAPEEVHVEETKGTLQFASRAKRITNCAQVNEILTDAALLKRQQLEIEDLRRKLQGSRSEVLEQEILKLRNDMLKYELEREKLEMELEEERRSHKEREQRIRDQQLKIENLSSLVSDGDRSSSQDSMKESPKDECNDFKTPCFKETSNNAFVAKRSNYSELPDFSPLPDSFSNVADEDTWFKMNKGYIADLDSLQTTPARKVQSFPPQDITPDCSNDNYKLELQNLKTQLELVIKEKVELQVEKT
- the LOC107930541 gene encoding kinesin-like protein KIN-7N isoform X2, whose product is MALPFLASLTLSIMYSMKVVQIQRFMSFLPRMLFMPLSMALTGLHLRMDKRVVMISDREFLIRVSYMEIYNEEINDLFAVENQKLPIHESLERGIFVAGLREEIVNNAEQVIKLLESGEVNRHFGETNMNARSSRSHTIFRMVIESKGIDTGSGDYSSSDAIRVSILNLVDLAGSERIAKTGAGGVRLKEGKYINKSLMVLGNVINKLSNGAKQRAHIPYRDSKLTRILQTALGGNAKTSIICTVAPEEVHVEETKGTLQFASRAKRITNCAQVNEILTDAALLKRQQLEIEDLRRKLQGSRSEVLEQEILKLRNDMLKYELEREKLEMELEEERRSHKEREQRIRDQQLKIENLSSLVSDGDRSSSQDSMKESPKDECNDFKTPCFKETSNNAFVAKRSNYSELPDFSPLPDSFSNVADEDTWFKMNKGYIADLDSLQTTPARKVQSFPPQDITPDCSNDNYKLELQNLKTQLELVIKEKVELQRKHEEEVQINSRLMGEICELKQELDLSNNSSESSKQRYGNLETEFQKLKEERDSLLQTVSESSKNITFLTDQKENILKDLNCEVQRRKDLEVEIKQFSVAFASRQRSLASIHGEFKSKIEKLRAENLVRY